One genomic region from Solwaraspora sp. WMMD792 encodes:
- a CDS encoding SDR family oxidoreductase: MGDKPALRTALVTGATAGLGASFARRLAADGYRLVLVARDRQRLTTLADELADRHGVTVEVLDADLATDGGVTAVADRLRSVDAPVDLLVNNAGIGLNRSFRRTDEADELRLLRLNVEAVLRLTHAVLPGMVQRRQGRVINVSSVAGFGPLAAGSTYSASKAWVTNFSESIDMSVRHLGVRVMALCPGYVRTEFHERAGIRTSGSPTWLWLRADDVVSDGLRDLARGRAVSVPDWRYKALATVVRHAPHGLLRLAAGRPKGRE; this comes from the coding sequence GTGGGGGACAAGCCTGCCCTGCGTACCGCACTGGTCACCGGGGCCACTGCCGGCCTCGGTGCCAGCTTCGCCCGTCGGCTCGCCGCCGACGGGTACCGGCTGGTGCTGGTCGCCCGTGACCGGCAGCGGCTCACCACGTTGGCGGACGAACTGGCCGACCGGCACGGCGTGACCGTCGAGGTGCTCGACGCCGACCTGGCTACTGACGGTGGAGTGACTGCCGTGGCCGACCGGCTGCGGTCCGTTGACGCACCGGTCGACCTGCTGGTCAACAACGCGGGCATCGGCCTGAACCGGTCGTTCCGGCGCACCGACGAGGCGGACGAGCTGCGGCTGCTGCGGCTCAATGTGGAGGCGGTGCTGCGGTTGACGCATGCCGTCCTGCCCGGCATGGTGCAACGCCGACAGGGCAGAGTGATTAATGTCTCGTCGGTGGCAGGCTTTGGTCCGTTAGCGGCTGGTTCGACCTATTCGGCGAGCAAGGCCTGGGTGACGAACTTCAGTGAGTCGATCGACATGTCGGTCCGCCACCTCGGGGTGCGGGTGATGGCGTTGTGCCCGGGCTACGTCCGCACCGAGTTCCACGAACGCGCCGGCATCCGGACCTCCGGCTCGCCGACCTGGCTGTGGCTGCGGGCCGACGACGTGGTCTCCGATGGTCTGCGGGACCTGGCCAGGGGGCGGGCGGTTAGTGTCCCGGACTGGCGCTACAAGGCGCTCGCCACTGTGGTGCGTCACGCTCCGCATGGACTGCTCCGGTTAGCCGCCGGCCGGCCGAAGGGTCGCGAGTGA
- the clpB gene encoding ATP-dependent chaperone ClpB gives MNAERLTTKSREVITAAVAIANQRGHATVEPWHLLLSLLDTGGSTAAGLLRAVGANPVEIRRSAVRTVENLPAARGSSVAEPSLSREFANAIGAAEQIARPLGDEYTSTEHLLAGLARVGGAVAQLLKDAGATEENLVAAFPSVRGGDRRVTTADPEQTYQALEKYGVDLTASARDGKIDPVIGRDAEIRRVIQVLSRRTKNNPVLIGEPGVGKTAIVEGLAQRIVAGDVPESLRDKRLVSLDLGAMVAGAQYRGQFEERLKSVLEEIKSSDGQVITFLDELHTVVGAGKGEGSMDAGNMLKPMLARGELRMVGATTLDEYREHIEKDPALERRFQPVLVGEPTVEDTIGILRGLKERYEVHHGVRITDAALVAAAGLSDRYITDRFLPDKAIDLVDESASRLRMEIDSRPVEVDEIERAVRRLEIEEMALAKEPDPGSAQRLERLRRELADKREQLTALSERWQLEKGHITRISTAREELERLGGEAERAERDGELERAAELRYGRIPALQGELARAETELAALQADGAMLKEEIGADDIAAVVAAWTGIPAGRLMEGETAKLLRMESSLGARVVGQAAAVTAVSDAVRRARAGVADPDRPTGSFLFLGPTGVGKTELGKALAEFLFDDERAMVRIDMSEYAEKHSVARLVGAPPGYVGYEEGGQLTEAVRRRPYSVILLDEVEKAHPDVFDVLLQVLDDGRLTDGQGRTVDFRNAILILTSNLGSTLINDLTLTEEQRRDAVLAVVRAHFKPEFLNRLDDIVVFAMLSGAELRSIVDIQLDRMRRRLADRRLTLDVDDTARSWLAEHGYDPIYGARPLRRLVQSAIGDQLAKALLAGEIRDGDTVRVQLADDKEGLAVQAG, from the coding sequence ATGAACGCCGAACGTCTGACCACCAAGAGTCGCGAAGTCATCACCGCCGCGGTCGCCATCGCCAACCAGCGGGGCCACGCCACGGTCGAACCGTGGCATCTGCTGCTCTCCCTGCTGGACACCGGCGGCTCGACCGCCGCCGGGCTGCTGCGGGCCGTCGGCGCCAACCCGGTGGAGATCCGCCGTTCCGCCGTACGGACCGTGGAGAACCTGCCCGCCGCCCGTGGCTCCAGCGTCGCCGAGCCGAGCCTGTCCCGCGAGTTCGCCAACGCGATCGGCGCGGCCGAGCAGATCGCCCGCCCACTCGGCGACGAGTACACCTCCACCGAGCACCTGCTCGCCGGCCTGGCCCGGGTCGGCGGCGCGGTCGCCCAGTTGCTCAAGGACGCCGGAGCCACCGAGGAGAACCTGGTCGCCGCGTTCCCGTCGGTGCGCGGCGGCGACCGCCGGGTCACCACCGCCGACCCCGAGCAGACCTACCAGGCGCTGGAGAAGTACGGCGTCGACCTGACCGCCAGCGCCCGGGACGGCAAGATCGACCCGGTGATCGGCCGGGACGCCGAAATCCGCCGGGTGATCCAGGTACTGTCCCGGCGTACCAAGAACAACCCGGTGCTGATCGGCGAACCCGGCGTCGGTAAGACCGCGATCGTCGAAGGACTCGCCCAGCGGATCGTCGCCGGCGACGTACCGGAATCGCTGCGTGACAAACGGCTGGTCTCGCTCGACCTCGGCGCGATGGTCGCCGGCGCACAGTACCGGGGGCAGTTCGAGGAGCGGCTCAAGTCCGTCCTGGAGGAGATCAAGAGCTCCGACGGCCAGGTGATCACCTTCCTCGACGAGCTGCACACCGTGGTCGGTGCCGGCAAGGGCGAAGGCTCGATGGACGCCGGCAACATGCTCAAGCCGATGCTGGCCCGCGGCGAGCTGCGGATGGTCGGCGCGACCACCCTCGACGAGTACCGCGAACACATCGAGAAGGACCCGGCGTTGGAGCGCCGCTTCCAGCCGGTGCTGGTCGGCGAGCCGACCGTCGAGGACACCATCGGCATCCTGCGTGGGCTCAAGGAGCGCTACGAGGTGCACCACGGCGTACGGATCACCGACGCCGCACTGGTCGCCGCCGCCGGCCTGTCGGACCGCTACATCACCGACCGGTTCCTGCCGGACAAGGCGATCGACCTGGTCGACGAGTCCGCCTCCCGGCTGCGGATGGAGATCGACTCCCGGCCGGTCGAGGTCGACGAGATCGAGCGGGCCGTACGCCGGCTGGAGATCGAGGAGATGGCGCTGGCCAAGGAGCCCGACCCCGGCTCGGCGCAGCGGCTGGAGCGGCTGCGCCGGGAGCTGGCCGACAAGCGCGAGCAGCTGACCGCGCTCAGCGAACGCTGGCAGCTGGAGAAGGGGCACATCACCCGGATCTCCACCGCCCGCGAGGAGCTGGAACGCCTCGGTGGCGAGGCCGAGCGGGCCGAACGCGACGGTGAGCTGGAGCGCGCCGCCGAGCTGCGGTACGGCCGGATCCCGGCGCTGCAGGGCGAGCTCGCCCGCGCCGAGACCGAGCTGGCCGCGCTGCAGGCCGACGGCGCGATGCTCAAGGAGGAGATCGGCGCGGACGACATCGCCGCTGTCGTCGCCGCCTGGACCGGCATCCCGGCCGGCCGACTGATGGAGGGCGAGACCGCCAAGCTGCTGCGGATGGAGTCCTCGCTGGGCGCCCGGGTGGTCGGCCAGGCCGCCGCCGTCACCGCCGTCTCCGACGCGGTCCGCCGGGCCCGCGCCGGCGTCGCCGACCCGGACCGGCCAACCGGCAGCTTCCTCTTCCTCGGCCCGACCGGCGTCGGCAAGACCGAGCTGGGCAAGGCCCTGGCCGAGTTCCTCTTCGACGACGAGCGGGCCATGGTCCGCATCGACATGAGCGAGTACGCCGAGAAGCACTCGGTGGCCCGGCTGGTCGGTGCCCCACCCGGTTACGTCGGGTACGAGGAGGGCGGTCAGCTGACCGAGGCGGTACGCCGTCGGCCGTACTCGGTGATCCTGCTCGACGAGGTGGAGAAGGCCCACCCCGACGTCTTCGACGTGCTGCTGCAGGTGCTCGACGACGGTCGGCTCACCGACGGGCAGGGCCGTACGGTGGACTTCCGCAACGCGATCCTGATCCTCACCTCCAACCTCGGCTCGACGCTGATCAACGACCTGACGTTGACCGAGGAGCAGCGCCGCGACGCGGTGCTGGCCGTGGTCCGGGCGCACTTCAAGCCGGAGTTCCTCAACCGGCTGGACGACATCGTGGTCTTCGCCATGCTCAGCGGCGCCGAGCTGCGGTCGATCGTGGACATTCAGCTGGACCGGATGCGGCGCCGGCTGGCCGATCGGCGACTGACCCTGGACGTCGACGACACCGCGCGGAGCTGGCTGGCCGAGCACGGGTACGACCCGATCTACGGGGCCCGGCCGCTGCGTCGACTGGTCCAGTCGGCGATCGGTGACCAGCTGGCCAAGGCGCTGCTGGCCGGCGAGATCCGTGACGGCGACACCGTACGGGTGCAGCTCGCCGACGACAAGGAAGGGCTGGCGGTGCAGGCCGGCTGA
- a CDS encoding cation:proton antiporter regulatory subunit — MRARVEQVDLPGIGVRHDLMTESGRRIGVVSHRSGRRDLVLYDRDDPDACDADIPLTDDEAEALADILGASLMLSQLAGLRDQAAGLLTEQVPISAGSPFVGRTLGDTKTRTRTGASIVAVLRNREVLASPGPEFRFAAGDVVVVVGTRSGLDGVGGILANDDPAG, encoded by the coding sequence GTGCGCGCACGTGTGGAACAGGTCGACCTGCCCGGCATCGGGGTACGCCACGACCTGATGACCGAGTCAGGCCGACGGATCGGCGTGGTGAGTCACCGGTCAGGGCGTCGGGACCTCGTCCTCTACGACCGGGACGATCCGGATGCCTGTGACGCCGACATCCCGCTGACCGACGACGAGGCGGAGGCGCTCGCCGACATCCTCGGCGCGTCGCTGATGCTCAGCCAGCTCGCCGGGCTGCGCGACCAGGCCGCCGGGCTGCTCACCGAGCAGGTACCGATCTCGGCCGGCTCGCCGTTCGTCGGCCGTACCCTCGGCGACACCAAGACGCGGACCCGTACCGGGGCGTCGATCGTGGCGGTGCTGCGCAACCGGGAGGTGCTCGCCTCCCCCGGGCCGGAGTTCCGGTTCGCCGCCGGCGACGTGGTGGTGGTCGTCGGTACCAGGTCCGGGCTGGACGGCGTCGGCGGCATCCTGGCCAACGACGACCCGGCCGGCTGA
- a CDS encoding cation:proton antiporter has protein sequence MHDSALLLIELGALLLLLGLLSRLSRRYGLSPIPLYLLAGLLFGHGGLLPLHDIQDFFAVGAEIGVVLLLVMLGLEYSASELIGNLRRAAPAGLIDALLNALPGVAFALLLGWGPTAAVVLGGITWISSSGVIAKMLGDLGRLGNRETPVILSILVVEDLAMAFYLPVLSAVLIGAGLAAGSVAVAVAVTTVTVVLLVAVRFGHQISALLSVRDPEALLLGVLGLTLLVAGIAAELQVSAAVGAFLVGIALSGPVAHSATELLTPLRDVFAAVFFVFFGLVTDPRDIPPVLLPALGLAVVTMGTKVLTGYLAAKRAGIAAPGRWRAGLALMPRGEFSIVIAGLAVASSGIEPALAPLATAYVLITVVTGPVLARIPDSRWFKRRLRGRRVPVAASGDHPAEADQHVPAS, from the coding sequence ATGCACGACAGCGCACTGCTGCTGATCGAACTCGGCGCGCTGCTGCTGCTCCTCGGGCTGCTCAGCCGCCTGTCCCGGCGCTACGGGCTGTCCCCGATTCCGCTCTACCTGCTCGCCGGGCTGCTGTTCGGTCACGGCGGGCTGCTCCCGCTGCACGACATCCAGGACTTCTTCGCCGTCGGGGCGGAGATCGGCGTGGTGCTGCTGCTGGTGATGCTCGGGCTGGAGTACTCGGCGAGCGAGCTGATCGGCAACCTGCGCCGGGCGGCACCGGCCGGCCTGATCGACGCGCTGCTCAACGCGCTGCCCGGGGTCGCGTTCGCCCTGCTGCTCGGCTGGGGGCCGACCGCCGCCGTGGTGCTCGGCGGGATCACCTGGATCTCGTCGTCCGGCGTGATCGCCAAGATGCTCGGCGACCTGGGCCGGCTGGGTAACCGGGAGACGCCGGTCATCCTGTCGATCCTGGTCGTCGAGGACCTGGCGATGGCGTTCTACCTGCCGGTGCTCAGCGCGGTGCTGATCGGCGCCGGGCTCGCCGCCGGCAGCGTCGCGGTCGCGGTGGCGGTCACCACGGTGACCGTCGTGCTGCTGGTCGCGGTCCGGTTCGGCCATCAGATCTCCGCTCTGCTGTCGGTACGCGACCCGGAGGCGCTGCTGCTCGGCGTACTCGGATTGACCCTGCTGGTCGCCGGGATCGCCGCCGAACTGCAGGTCTCCGCGGCGGTCGGTGCGTTCCTGGTCGGCATCGCGCTGTCCGGGCCGGTGGCGCACAGCGCCACCGAACTGCTCACCCCGCTGCGGGACGTGTTCGCCGCGGTCTTCTTCGTCTTCTTCGGGCTGGTGACCGACCCCCGGGACATCCCGCCGGTGCTGCTGCCGGCCCTCGGGCTGGCGGTGGTGACGATGGGCACCAAGGTGCTGACCGGTTACCTGGCCGCCAAGCGGGCCGGAATCGCCGCTCCCGGTCGGTGGCGGGCCGGGCTGGCGCTGATGCCGCGTGGGGAGTTCTCCATCGTGATCGCCGGCCTGGCGGTCGCCAGCTCCGGTATCGAGCCGGCGCTCGCGCCGTTGGCCACCGCGTACGTGCTGATCACCGTGGTGACCGGACCGGTGCTGGCCAGGATTCCGGATTCCCGCTGGTTCAAGCGTCGGCTGCGGGGGCGACGGGTACCCGTCGCGGCCAGCGGAGATCACCCGGCGGAAGCGGACCAACACGTACCGGCTTCGTGA